The Phoenix dactylifera cultivar Barhee BC4 chromosome 15, palm_55x_up_171113_PBpolish2nd_filt_p, whole genome shotgun sequence genome contains a region encoding:
- the LOC103707771 gene encoding FRIGIDA-like protein 3 isoform X2, with translation MLEQLGKAFEELESLRELFSQNKIQWDGIKEYFHNLERSLKNKCYELEEKQRLFEEKQSKTRALIAEREAAVAPKEQASSNSLQGLRDIAVSAIVEACQKYKVASPETVDVRGSKAKKVSTSLNDPNAPPAPEEKNPDNGSGELAETVIKPYPQLKQLCEQMNAKGLLKFISENRKNLVTLRGELSAALKNANEPARLVLDSLEGFYPLDQSILQGNEDSALQGLRRSCLVLMESAAPLLGIAEPGVDHPVSSEIKQQAKAVADEWKPKLAGVDIDASNGYSLEAQAFLQLLATFSIAPEFDEDELCRLIVAVSRRRQAPELCRSLGLTQKMPGVVEDLVNRGRQIDAVHFAHAFQLTESFPPVPLLQAYLEDLKNAKNNGNGDVQNKLAQKDPNAQELGALKAVIKCIEEYKLQEEYPIEPLQKRIAQLEKAKNDKKRMGESVKLQTKKPRDTGGYAPRRPALVADRRQLLPTAFDERRLYAGAAERYPGRYPYNAPPTDGQPAYAAYAQPANARVPFHYPDERFPAAPYDAASNYWSYTGTGLHSAPNSYGNYTGSGNPSYSSNYGGYTGSSL, from the exons ATGCTGGAACAGCTTGGAAAAGCATTCGAGGaactggaatccctgagagagttgTTTTCGCAAAACAAGATCCAGTGGGATGGCATCAAAGAATATTTTCACAACCTTGAGAGATCATTAAAGAATAAGTGTTATGAATTAGAAGAGAAACAAAGGTTGTTCGAGGAAAAGCAATCCAAGACTCGTGCATTGATTGCAGAAAGAGAGGCTGCTGTTGCCCCAAAAGAACAAGCTTCATCGAATAGCCTTCAGGGGCTGAGAGATATTGCTGTTTCTGCCATAGTAGAGGCATGCCAGAAATACAAGGTGGCATCTCCTGAGACAGTTGACGTCAGGGGAAGCAAAGCAAAAAAGGTAAGCACGTCTCTCAATGATCCTAATGCACCTCCTGCACCAGAGGAGAAAAATCCTGATAATGGATCAGGTGAATTAGCTGAAACTGTGATTAAGCCCTATCCTCAATTGAAGCAACTTTGCGAACAGATGAATGCAAAAGGCCTTCTGAAATTTATTTCAGAAAATCGGAAAAATCTTGTCACCCTACGTGGGGAACTTTCTGCTGCATTGAAAAATGCAAATGAGCCAGCCCGTTTGGTGCTGGATTCCTTGGAGGGATTCTACCCTCTGGACCAATCTATTTTACAAGGGAATGAAGACAGTGCCCTACAGGGCCTGCGCAGAAGCTGTCTTGTATTGATGGAATCTGCAGCCCCTCTGTTGGGGATTGCTGAGCCAGGTGTCGATCACCCtgttagctctgaaattaagcAGCAGGCCAAGGCAGTTGCTGATGAATGGAAGCCCAAGTTGGCTGGTGTGGACATAGATGCTTCTAATGGATATTCATTGGAAGCACAAGCATTCCTACAGTTGCTTGCAACATTTAGCATTGCACCAGAGTTTGATGAAGACGAACTTTGCAGGCTCATCGTTGCTGTCTCTCGTCGCAGACAGGCACCTGAGCTTTGCCGCTCTCTTGGATTAACACAAAAAATGCCAG GTGTGGTCGAAGATTTGGTTAACAGAGGGAGACAGATTGATGCTGTTCATTTTGCACATGCTTTCCAGCTTACCGAGAGCTTTCCACCTGTGCCTTTGTTGCAGGCTTACTTAGAGGACCTGAAAAATGCCAAAAATAATGGGAATGGTGATGTGCAG AATAAACTTGCGCAGAAGGATCCCAATGCTCAGGAGCTTGGAGCACTAAAGGCAGTCATCAAGTGTATTGAAGAGTACAAGCTCCAAGAAGAGTACCCTATTGAACCTCTCCAGAAACGCATCGCTCAGCTCGAGAAAGCTAAAAATGATAAGAAGCGAATGGGGGAATCTGTCAAGCTCCAAACCAAAAAGCCTCGAGACACTGGGGGATATGCCCCTCGCAGGCCTGCTTTGGTTGCTGACCGTAGGCAGCTCCTACCTACAGCTTTCGATGAGAGGCGACTGTATGCAGGTGCTGCAGAAAGGTACCCTGGGAGGTACCCTTACAATGCACCACCCACTGATGGGCAACCTGCATATGCTGCCTATGCTCAACCGGCGAATGCCAGAGTTCCATTTCATTACCCAGATGAGAGATTCCCTGCTGCTCCTTATGATGCTGCATCAAATTATTGGAGCTATACAGGCACTGGACTGCATTCTGCTCCAAACAGCTACGGTAATTATACGGGCTCTGGAAACCCGTCTTATTCATCCAACTATGGAGGCTATACAGGCAGCAGTTTGTAG
- the LOC103707771 gene encoding FRIGIDA-like protein 3 isoform X1 — MAETEKLTKGIESATAMLEQLGKAFEELESLRELFSQNKIQWDGIKEYFHNLERSLKNKCYELEEKQRLFEEKQSKTRALIAEREAAVAPKEQASSNSLQGLRDIAVSAIVEACQKYKVASPETVDVRGSKAKKVSTSLNDPNAPPAPEEKNPDNGSGELAETVIKPYPQLKQLCEQMNAKGLLKFISENRKNLVTLRGELSAALKNANEPARLVLDSLEGFYPLDQSILQGNEDSALQGLRRSCLVLMESAAPLLGIAEPGVDHPVSSEIKQQAKAVADEWKPKLAGVDIDASNGYSLEAQAFLQLLATFSIAPEFDEDELCRLIVAVSRRRQAPELCRSLGLTQKMPGVVEDLVNRGRQIDAVHFAHAFQLTESFPPVPLLQAYLEDLKNAKNNGNGDVQNKLAQKDPNAQELGALKAVIKCIEEYKLQEEYPIEPLQKRIAQLEKAKNDKKRMGESVKLQTKKPRDTGGYAPRRPALVADRRQLLPTAFDERRLYAGAAERYPGRYPYNAPPTDGQPAYAAYAQPANARVPFHYPDERFPAAPYDAASNYWSYTGTGLHSAPNSYGNYTGSGNPSYSSNYGGYTGSSL, encoded by the exons ATGGCAGAGACTGAAAAGCTCACTAAGGGTATTGAGTCAGCAACAGCTATGCTGGAACAGCTTGGAAAAGCATTCGAGGaactggaatccctgagagagttgTTTTCGCAAAACAAGATCCAGTGGGATGGCATCAAAGAATATTTTCACAACCTTGAGAGATCATTAAAGAATAAGTGTTATGAATTAGAAGAGAAACAAAGGTTGTTCGAGGAAAAGCAATCCAAGACTCGTGCATTGATTGCAGAAAGAGAGGCTGCTGTTGCCCCAAAAGAACAAGCTTCATCGAATAGCCTTCAGGGGCTGAGAGATATTGCTGTTTCTGCCATAGTAGAGGCATGCCAGAAATACAAGGTGGCATCTCCTGAGACAGTTGACGTCAGGGGAAGCAAAGCAAAAAAGGTAAGCACGTCTCTCAATGATCCTAATGCACCTCCTGCACCAGAGGAGAAAAATCCTGATAATGGATCAGGTGAATTAGCTGAAACTGTGATTAAGCCCTATCCTCAATTGAAGCAACTTTGCGAACAGATGAATGCAAAAGGCCTTCTGAAATTTATTTCAGAAAATCGGAAAAATCTTGTCACCCTACGTGGGGAACTTTCTGCTGCATTGAAAAATGCAAATGAGCCAGCCCGTTTGGTGCTGGATTCCTTGGAGGGATTCTACCCTCTGGACCAATCTATTTTACAAGGGAATGAAGACAGTGCCCTACAGGGCCTGCGCAGAAGCTGTCTTGTATTGATGGAATCTGCAGCCCCTCTGTTGGGGATTGCTGAGCCAGGTGTCGATCACCCtgttagctctgaaattaagcAGCAGGCCAAGGCAGTTGCTGATGAATGGAAGCCCAAGTTGGCTGGTGTGGACATAGATGCTTCTAATGGATATTCATTGGAAGCACAAGCATTCCTACAGTTGCTTGCAACATTTAGCATTGCACCAGAGTTTGATGAAGACGAACTTTGCAGGCTCATCGTTGCTGTCTCTCGTCGCAGACAGGCACCTGAGCTTTGCCGCTCTCTTGGATTAACACAAAAAATGCCAG GTGTGGTCGAAGATTTGGTTAACAGAGGGAGACAGATTGATGCTGTTCATTTTGCACATGCTTTCCAGCTTACCGAGAGCTTTCCACCTGTGCCTTTGTTGCAGGCTTACTTAGAGGACCTGAAAAATGCCAAAAATAATGGGAATGGTGATGTGCAG AATAAACTTGCGCAGAAGGATCCCAATGCTCAGGAGCTTGGAGCACTAAAGGCAGTCATCAAGTGTATTGAAGAGTACAAGCTCCAAGAAGAGTACCCTATTGAACCTCTCCAGAAACGCATCGCTCAGCTCGAGAAAGCTAAAAATGATAAGAAGCGAATGGGGGAATCTGTCAAGCTCCAAACCAAAAAGCCTCGAGACACTGGGGGATATGCCCCTCGCAGGCCTGCTTTGGTTGCTGACCGTAGGCAGCTCCTACCTACAGCTTTCGATGAGAGGCGACTGTATGCAGGTGCTGCAGAAAGGTACCCTGGGAGGTACCCTTACAATGCACCACCCACTGATGGGCAACCTGCATATGCTGCCTATGCTCAACCGGCGAATGCCAGAGTTCCATTTCATTACCCAGATGAGAGATTCCCTGCTGCTCCTTATGATGCTGCATCAAATTATTGGAGCTATACAGGCACTGGACTGCATTCTGCTCCAAACAGCTACGGTAATTATACGGGCTCTGGAAACCCGTCTTATTCATCCAACTATGGAGGCTATACAGGCAGCAGTTTGTAG
- the LOC120103678 gene encoding protein RBL-like yields MNVPIIDPLQGDFPEVIEEYLQHGNMKCIAFNRRGTLLAAGCADGSCVIWDFETRGVAKELRDKDCIAPITSVCWSKYGRHILASATDKSLTLWNVVNGEKMARVTLQQTTLHARLHPGSSTPSFCLACPLSSAPILVDLNTGSSTVLPVSVSDAGNGTTAPHPRNKFSDGSPPFTPTAATFNKYGDLIYVGNSRGEILIVDSKNIWVHAIIPISGGSVVKDIVFSRNGQYLLTNSNDRVLRVYENLLPQKFAAKELEAISSNDNEFQGIEKLKVVGSKCLLLFREFQDAVTKIQWKAPCFSGDGEWVIGASASKGEHKLYIWDRAGYLVKILEGPKEALIDLAWHPVRPLVVSVSVAGLVYIWAKDHTENWSAFAPDFKELEENEEYIEREDEFDLMPESEKAKDLDINQDEEIDIVTIEKDSAFSDSDASQEELCFLPAIPLPDVPEQQDKCLGSSSKLEDSNHSGSPFSIEAAQNGQAILPASSPLEVVGNSTAEEAVETSSLKRKRKPSAKGMELQAEKGRKPSTKIKLSGKSSKSKNKHGDGLDTNGSVLEDDVTDDYL; encoded by the exons ATGAATGTCCCAATTATTG ATCCGTTGCAGGGGGATTTCCCGGAAGTGATAGAGGAGTATTTGCAGCATGGGAACATGAAATGTATCGCCTTCAATCGCAGAGGAACTCTTCTTGCTG CTGGCTGTGCTGATGGGAGCTGTGTCATATGGGATTTTGAAACTAGGGGGGTTGCTAAGGAGCTCCGGGACAAAGACTGTATTGCCCCCATAACTAGTGTTTGCTGGTCCAAGTATGGTCGCCATATACTAGCTTCTGCTACCGACAAGTCATTAACACTTTGGAATGTTGTTAATGGGGAGAAGATGGCTCGTGTGACTTTGCAGCAAACTACTCTTCATGCACGTCTCCATCCAGGGTCTTCTACTCCATCATTCTGCCTGGCTTGCCCCCTCTCTTCTGCACCTATTCTTGTTGATTTGAACACTGGTAGCTCCACCGTTCTGCCTGTTTCAGTGTCAGATGCTGGAAATGGCACTACTGCTCCCCATCCACGCAATAAATTTTCTGATGGTTCTCCACCCTTCACTCCCACTGCAGCAACTTTTAACAAATATGGAGATCTAATATATGTTGGGAACTCCAGAGGCGAGATACTCATTGTAGATTCCAAGAACATCTGGGTACATGCAATAATTCCTATTTCTGGGGGTTCTGTAGTCAAGGATATTGTTTTTAGTAGGAATGGACAGTATCTGCTCACAAATTCAAATGACCGAGTCCTTAGAGTATATGAAAACCTTCTTCCTCAGAAATTTGCAGCAAAAGAACTTGAAGCAATAAGCAGCAACGATAATGAATTTCAAGGGATTGAGAAGTTGAAAGTAGTTGGATCTAAGTGCCTGCTCCTATTTCGGGAGTTTCAGGATGCAGTTACGAAGATACAATGGAAAGCACCATGTTTCAGTGGTGATGGTGAGTGGGTTATTGGTGCTTCTGCTAGCAAAGGGGAGCATAAATTATACATATGGGACAGGGCTGGGTATCTCGTGAAGATCCTAGAAGGACCTAAAGAAGCTCTTATAGACCTAGCCTGGCACCCTGTTCGCCCTTTAGTGGTCTCTGTTTCTGTTGCTGGTTTGGTGTATATTTGGGCCAAAGACCACACAGAAAACTGGAGCGCATTTGCTCCTGACTTCAAGGAACTCGAGGAGAATGAAGAATACATTGAAAGAGAAGATGAATTTGACTTGATGCCTGAATCGGAGAAG GCGAAAGATTTGGACATCAATCAAGATGAGGAAATTGACATTGTGACCATAGAGAAAGATTCAGCTTTTAGTGACTCCGATGCATCACAGGAGGAGCTATGTTTCTTGCCTGCAATCCCCTTGCCAGATGTTCCCGAACAACAAGACAAATGCCTTGGAAGCTCATCAAAGTTGGAGGATAGCAATCATTCTGGCTCCCCATTTTCAATTGAAGCAGCACAGAATGGTCAGGCTATACTTCCTGCTTCTAGTCCACTGGAAG TGGTGGGTAATTCTACTGCAGAAGAGGCTGTGGAGACCTCGAGCttaaagaggaagaggaagccaTCAGCGAAGGGGATGGAGTTACAGGCAGAGAAGGGCCGGAAACCCTCAACAAAAATCAAGCTGTCGGGCAAATCCtcgaaatccaaaaataaacaTGGGGATGGGCTTGACACAAATGGCTCTGTACTTGAGGATGATGTAACTGATGATTACCTATAA